A segment of the Actinomyces sp. oral taxon 171 str. F0337 genome:
ACCGCACTGAGCGGGGGTGGAACAACGCCGAGACGATCTGGTTCACCGCTAAGGCGTGGGGGCAGCTCGCCGCCAATCTGAGTCACTCCCTGCACAAGGGGGACGCAGTTCTGCTCACGGGACGTTTCTCCCAGGAGTCCTGGGAGAACAACGGCAGGAGGCACGAGACCAACGTCATCACGCTTCAGGCCGCTGGGCACGACCTGACCAGAGGAGAGTCCCGCTTCGCGCGCGTGAGAGCCGTGGAGTCGGCGCCTTCCGCGTCCTCGGGTGCCGGAACCGGTGATGTCGAGCTCGAGCCGGGTTCTGACGAGCACCTCTCCTCGGATCACTGGGACGTCGAGGCGGCAGCCTCGGGCGCCTCGGCTTCAGAGGCCCGGCGAGCAGCTCCTCAGGGCCCCACTGAGTCCACTGAGCTCGGCGAGTCCAGCGCGACGTACGTAGAGAGTCCTGGCTCTCTCGTCATTGATCCAGCCTCGGCGCGGGCCGAGGAGCAGACCGGGGAACCGTGGCCCATGTACGAGCTCGCCGATGATCTCGTCGAGCAGGCTATCGGGGTCAGCTGACGTCGGAGTGCGCGCGCAAGAGGTAGTCGAGGTCTGCGGGATGGGCGACCTCGAGCACCTCGATGAGGATGCGGGTTACCAGATCGGCGGCCTCGTCTCCGTCGGACAGCAGCCTGGCGAAGACGTGATGACTCTCCTGCCAGCCGATCGCGCCCAGGATCCTGCGCTCGGTGGGGCCAAGCAGTACCCGCCCCTGTGCATCGAGCTCGGGTAGGGAGACCTCGATGCCGTCGGTGCGTCCGACGAGGACTACGCCCGGCAGGTCCGGGGAGGGAGCAGGGGGAGTGGACAGGGGCAGTCTCGACAGCAGCTGCGACCAGCGCCCCTGGGGAACCAGTTCCTCGGCCTTGACCATGGGGACCGGAGCCGTCAGGAGCAGGGTTCCGCCAGATGGATCAATGACGGCCTCGACCGCTTCTCCCCGCCGCGCGAGCGGCCTGCACACCTCGTCGAGGAACCGGGCCAGCGACGAGGTGAAGCCTGCCCAGGAACCCAGGTCGACGCGATCCTCGAAGGCACGTGACAGCGCGGGCGACAGGGAGATCTCACTCATGATCGCAAGCCTAGGGCGCGTTCCCGGCGAGTGGTTGGAGCTTGGGGCTCTCGAACTCTGTGATCACAGGAGGATCACACCTCGTCCCGGACATCACAAGCCACATCGATGCTGGGCGTGTCACGGCGGGAAAATGGCGTGTCGGCGCATACGGTGGCCGTAACGCCATGAACCCGAGTGCCGTGCTCGGGGCGCAATAGGAGAGCAACGAGCAGATGATCCGCTTCGACCACGTCTCGAAGGTGTACAAACGCGGGGCACGTCCGGCGCTCGACGACGTCGACATCAAGGTCAACCGGGACGAGTTCGTGTTCCTTGTCGGCGCCTCGGGGTCAGGAAAATCAACCTTCCTGCGTCTGGTCCTGCGCGAGGAGCGTCCTACCAAGGGGCGTATCCACGTCCTGGGGCGTGACCTGTCGCAGATCTCCTCGTGGAAGGTGCCCCAGCTGCGACGGGAGATCGGCTTCGTCTTCCAGGACTTCCGGCTTCTGGAGAACAAGAACGTCCTGGAGAACGTGGCACTGGCCTCCCAGGTCATCGGTAAACCGCGCCACTACATCCTTTCCGCTGTGCCGGAGGCCCTCGACCTGGTGGGGCTGGCAGGCAAGGAGAAGCGCCTCCCCCACGAGCTCTCCGGGGGTGAGCAGCAGCGCGTGGCGATTGCCCGCGCCATGGTCAACCGGCCCAAGCTCCTCCTGGCCGATGAGCCCACCGGAAACCTGGACCCCTCGACGTCGGTCGGGATCATGCGTCTGCTCGACCGCATCAACCGACAGGGGACCACGGTCGTCATGGCGACTCACGACGACGAGATCGTCGACCAGATGCGTAAACGCGTCATCGAGCTCAAGGGCGGTGAGGTCGTACGCGACCAAGACCGCGGTGTCTACGGCTCGGACCGCTGAAGGAGAAGAACTGTGAGACTGCGTTTCGTCCTCTCGGAGACCGCCAAGGGCATGTCCCGGAATCTGGCGATGACGGTGTCCGTGATTCTCGTCGCCTTCGTATCGCTGCTCTTCGTGGGGGCCTCGGCACTGCTGCAGAGCCAGATCTCGACCATGAAGGGAGACTGGTACGACAAGGTCGAGGTCTCGGTCTACATGTGCCCCAAGTCCTCGGCCTCCTCCAACTGCGCCGACGGCGAGGCCACTGCTGCTCAGATCAGCGAGGTCGAGAACCTCATCACCAGCGGTGCCCCCTCCGGCTACGTCAAGTCCTACCAGATGGAGACCAAGGCCCAGGCCTATCAGAACTTCATGAAGGCCTACGCCAAGTCCGCCGTCGGGAGGAACGCCACTGAGGACATGATGCCCGTGTCCTTCCGCATCAAGCTCAAGGACGCCGAGAACTACAAGCTGGTGGCCGAGCAGTTCGAGGGGCACAGTGGCGTGGAGCGTGTGGTCGACCAGCGTTCCACCCTCGAGCCCCTCTTCCTCGTGATGAACCGGGCCTCCTGGATCACAGGAGGGTTGGCGACCATCATGGCGGTGGCCGCGGTGCTGCTCATCTCGACGACCATCAGGCTGTCGGCCATGTCCCGCTCCCGACAGACCGGGATCATGCGCCTGGTGGGAGCCTCGAACCTCTTCATCCAGCTGCCCTTCATTCTTGAAGGGGTGCTTGCCGCCCTCACCGGGGCGATTCTCGCCGTGGCCACGCTGTGGGTAGGAGTCCGCTACGTCGTGGAGGGGTGGCTCGCCTCCTCCATATCCTTCACGAGCGCCTTCATCAGCACCAGAGATGTTCTCCTCCTGTCGCCCTGGCTGATCCTGGCGGCC
Coding sequences within it:
- a CDS encoding single-stranded DNA-binding protein, whose translation is MTRQLDLTVQGVVGTNPVLSRVGDNARPYCRFRVAVTPTYRTERGWNNAETIWFTAKAWGQLAANLSHSLHKGDAVLLTGRFSQESWENNGRRHETNVITLQAAGHDLTRGESRFARVRAVESAPSASSGAGTGDVELEPGSDEHLSSDHWDVEAAASGASASEARRAAPQGPTESTELGESSATYVESPGSLVIDPASARAEEQTGEPWPMYELADDLVEQAIGVS
- the ftsX gene encoding permease-like cell division protein FtsX, with amino-acid sequence MRLRFVLSETAKGMSRNLAMTVSVILVAFVSLLFVGASALLQSQISTMKGDWYDKVEVSVYMCPKSSASSNCADGEATAAQISEVENLITSGAPSGYVKSYQMETKAQAYQNFMKAYAKSAVGRNATEDMMPVSFRIKLKDAENYKLVAEQFEGHSGVERVVDQRSTLEPLFLVMNRASWITGGLATIMAVAAVLLISTTIRLSAMSRSRQTGIMRLVGASNLFIQLPFILEGVLAALTGAILAVATLWVGVRYVVEGWLASSISFTSAFISTRDVLLLSPWLILAAIALAAVSSAFSLSKYTRV
- the ftsE gene encoding cell division ATP-binding protein FtsE; translated protein: MIRFDHVSKVYKRGARPALDDVDIKVNRDEFVFLVGASGSGKSTFLRLVLREERPTKGRIHVLGRDLSQISSWKVPQLRREIGFVFQDFRLLENKNVLENVALASQVIGKPRHYILSAVPEALDLVGLAGKEKRLPHELSGGEQQRVAIARAMVNRPKLLLADEPTGNLDPSTSVGIMRLLDRINRQGTTVVMATHDDEIVDQMRKRVIELKGGEVVRDQDRGVYGSDR
- a CDS encoding TY-Chap domain-containing protein, with translation MSEISLSPALSRAFEDRVDLGSWAGFTSSLARFLDEVCRPLARRGEAVEAVIDPSGGTLLLTAPVPMVKAEELVPQGRWSQLLSRLPLSTPPAPSPDLPGVVLVGRTDGIEVSLPELDAQGRVLLGPTERRILGAIGWQESHHVFARLLSDGDEAADLVTRILIEVLEVAHPADLDYLLRAHSDVS